In Candidatus Eremiobacterota bacterium, the genomic stretch GGCGACCCATGTCGCCTATGCTTACAGTGAGGTGGCTGCCATCTATCCCATCACTCCCTCGTCAGACATGGGGGAGATGGCCGACACCTGGGCGAGCGAGAAAAGGAAAAACATTTTCGGCCAGGTTGTTGACGTCATAGAGATGCAGTCAGAGGCGGGCGCCGCAGGGGCCGTCCATGGCTCCCTGAGTGCCGGCGCTCTGACGACAACCTTTACGGCCTCCCAGGGACTTCTTCTCATGATACCCAACATGCATAAGATCGCCGGCGAGATGATCCCGGCAGTATTCCACGTGTCGGCACGCTCCCTGGCCTGCCAGTCCCTCTCAATCTTCGGTGACCATTCAGACGTGATGAGCGTGAGAAACACCGGCTTCGGCCTGATATGCTCCAGCTCGCCCCAGGAGGTCATGGACCTTGCAGCGGTGGCCCATCTTTCAACCCTGAAAAGCCAGGTCCCCTTCCTCCATTTCTTTGACGGCTTCCGCACCTCCGCAGAGATAATGAAGGTTGAGGAGATAAGCTACGATATCCTGAAAGAGCTCTATGAGCCTGAGTATCTGAGAAGGTTCCGCAACAGGGCGATGCGCCCTGAAAAGCCCTATGCGAAGGTAGGCGCCCAGAACCCCGATGTGTATTTCCAGGGGCGCGAGACGATTAATAAAGATTACGACGCAGTTCCCGGCATTGTCCAGGAATATATGGACAAGGTAGCGGCAAAAACGGGGAGACAGTACCACCTCTTTGATTACTACGGCCATCCCCAGGCCACCAATATCATTGTGGCCATGGGAAGTGGCTGTGAGACCATTGAGGAATCCATTGACTGCATGCTGAAGCGCGGAGACAAGGTGGGCATGGTGCGCGTGCGCCTTTACAGGCCTTTCTCAGCCGAGGCCCTTGTGAAGGTGATCCCCACCTCTGTCGAGAGAATAGCGGTGCTGGACAGGACCAAGGAGCCCGGATCTCTTGGCGAGCCGCTTTACATGGACATCGTGACGGCCCTTGCAGGAAAAAATATCAAGATTATCGGGGGAAGATACGGCCTCTCGAGCAAGGAGTTCACCCCCTCGATGGTGCAGGCTGTCTACCGCCATCTTGCGGGGAAATGCACCCACAACTTCACGGTGGGAATCAATGACGACGTGACGCACCTGTCGCTCCCCATCGACGAGGAGCTCTGCTCGGAGCCCGCCGACATGAAGAGCTGCATGTTCTGGGGACTGGGCTCCGACGGCACCGTCGGCGCCAATAAGGACTCCATCAAGATCATAGGTGATAACACTGATCTGAACGCTCAAGGCTACTTTGTCTATGATTCAAAGAAATCATACGGCATCACCATCTCCCACCTGCGGTTCGGCAAGAGCCCCATCAAGTCGCCTTACCTGGTCTATCACCCCAATTTTGTGGCGTGCCACAATCCCGCCTATATCGGCCGGTATGACATGCTCAAGGGGATCAAGGAGGGAGGCGTGTTCCTCCTCAACTCCGACTGGGACCGCACCGAGGTCTTCAGCCATCTCACCGAGGAGATGCAGAAAACCATCATGGAGAAGAAGATCAGGTTCTACACCATCGACGCCCTCAAGATCTCCGAGGCGGCCGGCCTGGGAGCCAGGATCAACACCGTGATGATGACCGCCTTTTTCCTCGTGTCGGGAGTGCTGGAGCATGATGAGGCTATCAAGCTCATCAAGAGCGCCATCAAGAAAACCTACTCCAAAAAAGGCGAGGAAGTGGTGAAGAAGAACTGGGAATGCGTTGACCGCACCGCCGAGGCGCTGGTGCAGGTCGATATCCCTGAGAAGATCACCGCCTCGTACAAACCGCCCAGGCTTATCCCCGACGATGCACCGATCTTTGCCAGGGAAATAATTGAGCGTTCCATGCACCTCCTCGGAGATGAGGTGCCTGTCTCAAAGATGTCCTTTGACGGCGTGCTTCCCACGGCCACATCTAGGCTGGAAAAGCGCGGCATCGCTCCCCGCGTGCCGGTATGGGTCCCTGAGCACTGCATCCAGTGCAACCAGTGCGTCAACGCCTGTCCCCATGCCGTTGTGAGGGCAAAGCAGATAGCGCCTGATGACCTGAAAAATGCTCCTTCAAGCTTCCATGTGGAGGATTCAAAGACCAAGAATGACAAGAGCTGGAAATTCAGGCTCCAGATATATGTGGACGACTGCACGGGCTGCGGCGTCTGCGTGGAAACCTGCCCGGCAAAGACCAAGGCCCTGGAATTCTCGGTGCTTGAAAAAGAGCGCCAGAGCGGACAGGCCGAGAACTATCGCTTCTTTGACGCTCTGCCCGACAATGTGGGAGCCGACACCAAGAACCTGAAGAGCAGCGGCTTCATCAAGCCCCTTTTCGAGTTCTCAGGCGCCTGCGGGGGCTGCGGCGAGACACCCTACATCAGGCTCATCACCCAGCTCTTCGGCGAAAGGATGATAGTTGCCAATGCCACGGGCTGCTCATCAATCTATGGCGGCACCTTCCCCACCATACCCTACTGCACTACCAAGGAGGGCAGGGGGCCTGCCTGGGGCAACTCCCTTTTCGAGGACAATGCCGAATACGGCTTTGGCATGCGCCTCGCCGTTGAAAGCAACCGCAGGACCCTCAGGGCAGCCGTCGAGCAGTACATTGCCCTCCAGGGAGCAACCGAAGCGCTCAAGGCAGCCCTTACCGCCTGCCTGGGCGCCTGGGACAAGACCGACAGCGAAGCGGTGGCAGCCCAGCAGGCGGTGCAGCCCCTCATCCAGGAAGCCCTCAAGGGAAGTGATGGCGAGAAAAAGGCCCTCCTTGAGAAAATTCAGGAGCTTCAGGATTACTTCGTGGAGAAGAGCATCTGGTGCATCGGCGGCGACGGGTGGGCCTATGACATCGGCTACGGCGGCCTGGACCACGTGGTGGCCTCGGGGAGAAATGTGAACATCCTGGTGCTTGACACCGAGGTGTATTCAAACACCGGCGGCCAGGCATCAAAGTCAACGCCCCTCGCCGCAGTGGCGAAATTCGCCAACGCGGGAAAAAGAGTGGGCAAGAAAAACCTGGGACTGATGTGCATGAGCTATGGCTATGTCTATGTGGCCTCAATTGCCCTTGGCGCCAACAGGAACCAGGCCCTCAAGGCGCTCCTTGAGGCCGAGGCCTATCCCGGGCCCTCAATCGTCATCGCCTACTCTCCCTGTATCGCCCACGGTTTCAACATGATGAAGACCCAGACTGAGCAGAAGCGGGCCGTCGAGAGCGGCTACTGGCCCCTTTACCGTTACAACCCCTCATCCGAGAAGCCCTTTACGTGGGATAACCCTGAGGTGACAGGCAGTTTCCAGGACTTCATCCGCGGGGAAACGCGCTACAACTCCCTTAAGCTCACGGCACCGCAGGATGCCGAGCGCCTTTTTGCCGAGGCGGAGAAGGACGCGAAGCGGCGTATCGACTTCTTTAAAAAGATAGGCGAGATACTCTAGGAATTAAAAAAAGAGGGCCCTCACTCGAGGGCCTTCTTTTTTTTCACCTGTGAGAGACATTCAGAGAAACCTCTCAAAGCGCTCCTTCTTGACTTTACAGACGGGGCATGTCTCGGGAGGCTCCTCGCGGGCGCAGAGGTATCCGCAAACCTTGCAGCGCCAGACAGGGTAGGCAAGCTTCCCGGGAAGGAGGGCGCCTCCAGGGATCTGCTTATCCCTTTTTCCCCCGGGAGGCCGGCGCTCAGGGATGGAGCCCTCGAGGACCACCTCTTTTCTTATCACCTTTTCTGAAACGTAGAGAGCGCAATAGCACATGTGAAATGCGCCGAGATCGGGATCCCTGTAATCGCAGGGGCAGATTATATCAAGGTCTTCCTCTTTTTTCCCTGAGGCGAGCCTGCAGGGGCATGCCCAGTAACCGTAACGGTCCTCGTTCACAAGGAGGCCTGCAATGAGGTCCTTGGTGAACTCCCTGTCAGGATTGAGATGGTAGCCTCCTGACTGGGCATCCCTGGAAAGCTTCTGCAATGCCTTTTCGATTCTTTCTTCAGCAGGGGCTTCTTCGCTCATTTCCCTAGGGCCTCCCTTATGGCAATCTCCTTGAAGCCCACAATGCACTGATCGTTAATCACTATGGTGGGAAAGGAGCACTGGGGGTTGTGCTTCTTGACCTCGTCCATGACCTCGTCCTTTTCCGGTCCCTTGAGCTTGTCCACATCGACATACTCAAAGGCCACCTTGAGCTCGCTGAGAAGATTTTTCACCTTGCTGCACCACCCGCATGTGCTCAGGGCAAAGAGAAGCACAGAGCCTCTCTTCTCGCCGTCCATATATTTTTTATCCATATCGAGCCTCCTTAAAGGGATCCCAATTATTTCTTTCATCCCTTCAAAATCCCTCTTTGCGTGGAAGGAATCTTTGCCGGCACAATGAATCTTTCCTTATATTAATTTATCTATATATTCAGAAATAAAAATTGAAAGGATGTGCCGCGATGGCTCTCAAGATTTTCAAGTGCACAAGGTGCGGAAACGTATTTGAGAGGCTCATAAGGTCCAGCGAAGAGAAAAAAAAGGAGCCATGCCCCCACTGCGGAAGCGAAGAGACGAAACATACCTTCCTGGGACAGTTTCTGGGCAAGGTGGGATGCTTCGAGGGCGGCTGAAGGAGATAGCAAGGGGGGAGTTCCCCTCTCACCACGGCCCTTTCATTTCGCCTTGGAGGCATTTCTCATGAGGGCCCGGTAATATTCTCCGCGCAGCTCCCACTCCCTGATCCTGCTCTTCTGCAGGGTCGCATTCTTCTCTGCCAGGGACCTGTCAATGGAAGGAAGGAGCGCCTGAAAAGCCTCGTCGCGCTGACGGGCCTGGCTTTCAATGGTATCCAGCGCCGAGGCCATTCCGTCGCGTTCTGATGAGAGCTGGGCGAGCCATACCTTGAGGTCTTTACAGTCCGTTTCCAGATCGCTTTCCTTCTGGCGGCCATCCCTCATCTGCTGCACTATACCGTCACGCTCGGCAGAGAGCACGGCAAGTCTGGCATCTATTTCGCCGATAAGGTGCTCATAGCTTTCCGCATGCTCGCGGTAGTGCTCTTTGAGCTCAATATAGGCCTCGCGGTGCTCCTTGGCGAGCTTCTTTTCTGAAGGCCATTCGGGCAGAATCTCGCGGATCTTCCCCTCGAGGGTCATGCGGAGCTTTTCCCACTGAGCCTGGTGCTTCTCGTGAAGGGCCGTCTCGCTCTTTATGCGGCCCTCGCACTTCCCGAGGGAGTCATTGAGAGCCTTGAGAGCGGCCATGGTCTCCTCTCTGGTCCTCTCGGCCTCATTGAGACGCACCCTGTCCCTGGCCAGGGTGTGCTCCACCATTTCAAGCTCCTGGCGCTTCCCCTCGATGTCCTTGGTGAGAGTGCGCAGCGCCAGGGTTTCGCCGAAACCGCACTCTTCAAGAACCGCCCTTGCCCGCTCACCCGCTTTTTGAAACTCGGCGCTGTCTATGAGGGTGAGAAGGGGCTCTACTATCGATGAATGGCCCATGTATTTCAGGCCCTCCAGCACGGTTTCCTTAAATACCGATGAATAACGCGGGTTATGAAGTATCTCGAGGAAGAACTCCCTGGCCGAGGGATTCTTCAGGGCATTAAGGCCCTGGAGTGCCAGGAGCCGCATGTCGTGCCGCTCATTATCATTGCGGGCACGGTCAAGGAAAAAGGCGAAGCAGTCGTCGATCCCGATATGCACAAGAGCCTGCATGGCACTGAGCCGGTAATTCGGTGCAAGCCCTGCGTCAGAGGCCATATGCTTGAGCTCATTGATGATGAGGGTCTCCTCTTCTGAAAAAGGCGGGTACACAAGATAGGCTAGGGATTCAAGGGCTCTCTCCCTCACCGTGTCGCCGAACTGCTCCTGCTTGAAAGAGAAAAGCGTGGCAGCGTGTGAACGGGCTCCCTCAATCCTCCTTAAAACGGAGAGCACAAGCGATATGACGTCATGATCAGTGGAGCCGCCCCCCAGCAGCTTCAGGAGCTGCGGCAGGAGGGTGGTGATGAGCATTATTTCCCATTTCACGTACTCCACAAGCTCACTATTCTTCCCCATCTTCATCGCCTGCATCTTCTCCTCGGCGGAATAGCGCGGAAGCTGGGCAAACCCTCCCGCCATTATTTCAAGCGTCACCTTCTGTACATAGGAATCATCGATGGAAAGAAGCTGGAGCAGCTTGGGGAAATACTTCAGGAGCTTCCCTTCTTTGACCACAAGCAGCTGGAGCACATGGAGGTGCACAACCGGCGCCACCTGGGGGCTCCTGAGAAGGTTCTCCATTATCCACTGGGCCTGAAGACGGGCCTGGGAATTCTGCCCGCCTATGGCGTTGTCCAGGATCTCGCAGAGAATTTTTTTCTGGAATGTTGAGAGGTCGGAGCTGAGGCCCTTCTGGAGGGCGAGGAACACATCCTGGCCCTTTCTTTCATAGAGGGAAGCCTTGGTCACAAGGCTGTCGCTTATGGTGCCCGCTGCCTTTTTATAAATCTCATCATGGGGAAACTCGGGAAAGAGAAGGATATCCAGAAAATCCTGGAGCACCTCCTCTTCCTCGCGGGAGTCGCGGGTGCTTGAGAACCATGAGAAAAAGAGATCAAAGGTGAGATTTCTCACCTCTCTCGAGTCTGAGAGGAAAAGAGCTCTCACCCTTCTTCTGAGCTCGTCGCTCCTCATCGGATTGGTTTTAAGAAGCTCAAGGGCAAGGATCTTTATGTCGTCGGGGGCTGGAGCCATTTCATCAAAAAGGGACGTGAGAAACGCCAGCACCTCGTCGTCGGTAAACTTTCCGCTCTTTATCAGGTCCACATAGGAAGAGAATGCGCCCTTGCGCACCTCGTCCCTCCCGTCACAGATCCCCTGCCTGAGAAACCTTATATTCTCTTCCAGGGGCATCTCCCTGATCTCCCTGAACATGCTCCTGGTGATTTCTCCCGGCACATCCTCTTCGGGAAGGCGCCTGATACAGGCCGCAACCTTTTGATAAAAAGGGAAGTCCGGGCTGTGGTAGTGCACAAGGACCTTCCCGGCTCTTTTCCTCACCGAAGAAGGGAACTTCCCTTCACCAGAAGCCATCTCTACCAGCAGGTCAATGACTTCCTCAGTGGGACAGGTTCCCAGAATTCTGGTGACAAGCTCCTGGGCCACTTTCTCGGGGTACTCGCCTTTCCTCACCGCGGGAAGAATCTGGAAGACCACCCTGGCCGAAATTGCTTTATGGGTCTCACAGAGAGAGGCAAGCTCATCAATCAGGTGGGGCAGTTCCTCCGGTGCAATGTCCTTGAGGAGGGAGAGGAGCATCTCAAGGGCGTCACGGTCTCTGGTCGCGAGGGCTGCCATGAGCCCCAGAAGGTTCTGCACGGTATCGGAGTATGCTTTTTCTTCTCCAAGAATAAGGGAGCGGTAAAAATTGAAAGCCACGGGAGAGGCGATATCTGAGAGCTCTTTGATGGCAAGAAGCCTTACGCCCGGCCTTGTGTCAAGAACACACTGAAGAAGGGGTGCCAGGGTTCTTTCAACCTTGCACATCTGATGATAACTGTAATTCAGGGACGGGTATGCGATGAGGGTCACGAGCCTCTCACCCTTTTCATTTCCCTCCAGGAGCTTCCTGAACTCGGAGCGAACATTCTCCGTATGTGCCAGCACGCGCCTGTTGAGATAGGCCAGCTGCTCCACTTTCTGGCGGTCCTTATCCTTGTGGCGCGGCAGCTTTTTCATCTCCTCCCTGGTGGTGGCCATTGCCTCGGGGTAGTGGTACTCAAAGCAGAGGCTGAGGGCCCTCGCAAGGACCTCCCAGGACTGGGCGCTTATATCGGTCTCAATGTTGAACTTCACCTGGAGGGTTTTCACCATAATCTTGTAGATAGGAAGATTCTTTTCCATCAGAAAGAGTTGGTGGAGCTTCTCATAGAGCTTTGGATCAAGGGTATTGAGATAGATCTCCATAAGGTCAAGGATCAGCGCTGACGGCACATCAAGGGAATAAATCTCGCCTATCTGCACGAGGGAGCTGGCGGCGGCAAGCCTCAGACGGCGCGGCAGACTCTCAGGAGCCTTCACCACCTCTATGAGGGTGTTCCTGAGGGATTTGTGCTTTCTTGTGCCCGCCTCCCAGATGGCCAGGTATTTCTGGTACTCAGGCACATCGGGAGAGGTGATGAGCTCCTGGAGCACTATATCGGCGTCTTTTCTGAAAAGGAGAGACATGGTGCCCATGAGGCGGTGGGGCAGCGATTTACCCGTAAGCAGTGAGCGGGTCTTCTCGTCCATACTCCAAACTTCTCCTCCCGCAGGAACTCTCCTTTTCAGGGAGGAAAGGAATTTCTTTACTTAGAATATAGTAAAATACGCCTTTGCCTTTGTACGCCAAGAAATGCTTAATCCCTGAAAGAGGAAAGACCGTGGTATCCCTATCCCTGGCGCAGAAAAACGTAATCCGCAAGCAGGAGAGAAGCCTTCTCACCATTATCGGAGTCATCCTCGCGGTGGGATCTTTCGTGGCCCTCCTTTCGGTGGCTGAAGGACTCTACCAGAAATTATACCGCGAGGTCTACGGGAGAAACATCGACATCTACATCCTCCCCCCCTCGACGCTTCCCCTGCCCACGGGCCCCATCGGCGCGCTGGGGTACTCGGCCGACGAGATCCGCATCATGGAATCACTTCCCGTAAAGCCCCTCACGGCACCCCTCCCCCCCGACAAGATGAAAAGCCTTGAGAGAAAAGTTGAAAACATCATCACGTACCTCACCCCTTCTGACACCGCAGAATCCAGCACCAAGATCCAGAACATAAAAAAAGCCATAGGGGTCACGAGATTCCAGCAGACCATCAACGGCAAGTCAGTGATCCTCTGGGGCATCCCCTATGACCAGAACGATATTGGCGAAGAAAATTTCCTTAAGACCTTTTTCCCCAACGTGACAGTTGCCGACGGGCTCCTTCCCACACCGGAGGGCCCCCCTGACGATCCCTACTGCCTTGAGGGAGTGAGGAAACTGGAAGAGCTCACCGAAGACGAGAAAAAGATAATCATCGGCACAAAGCTCTCACAGGATCTCAGGCTCCCCTGCGACAGGGAGTTTTCCATAAAACGGGGACAGAACACGGTAAACCTCAAGGTGGGAACGGTGGCCCGCTTCCAGGTGGGGTTTCAGGACTACTTCTGCTTCATGCCCGTTGAGACGGCCCTCACCCTCGAGGACTCGCCAGGGAAGGTGAAGGAGATATGGATCCAGGTCCAGGACAAAAAGCTTGTCAAGGAGACAAAGAGGCAGCTTCAGCTTAACCTTCCCGACCTCTCCGTCAAGACAAGCGAAGAATATCTCGGCGCTTCGAGCGAGCTGGTAAGATATGCATGGCTGCTGCAGTTCGCCATAGCCCTCATAGGCATTCTCATCGCGACCACAGCTTCAATGAACACCATGCTGATGTCAACCTTTGAGAGAATCAAGGAGTTCGGGGCGCTGCGGGCTATCGGCACCTCGCGCTTCACGATAATCATGATGATCCTCATTGAATCGCTCATCCTGTCCATTACGGGGGGGATCTTCGGAATTGTCGTAGGGCTCCTGGGCTCAAAATTCCTCGACGGCGCCGTAATGTCCATTTTCCAGACCTCCTTTCCGCTGGCCCATATCACCGTGAACCTGATTATCTATGCCCTGGTGCTCTCGCTTTCAATCGGTATCGTGGGAGCCCTGATCCCTGCCATCATTGTCTACCGCATGGATGTGATTCAAGCCCTCCGCGGGGAATAGCAACGACAGGAGCGCGCCATGAGAGTACGACTGATTAGCATCCACAAATACTGGGAGACCCAGGCAGGGAAGCTCCGGGTCCTGGAGAACGTGAACGTAGAATTCAAATCCGGGGACTTTATTGCCATCATGGGGCCTTCGGGCTCGGGCAAGTCCACGCTCCTCTTCCTGCTGGGATGCATCGATCTCCCCAACTTCGGCCATATCTTCCTTGATGAAACTGATGTGACGGCCCAGTCAGAGACCGTGAGGGAAAAAATAAGGCTCAATCACATCGGCTTCATCTTCCAGAATTACTATCTTATTCCCACCCTCTCGGTCATGGAAAACGTCATGCTCCCCATGCAGCTCGCCGGGTCCTATGGGAGCGAGAGGGACCAGCGGGCGGCATCTCTGCTGCGCCTCGTGGGCATGGAGAAAAAAGCATTTGAGAAGACCACCAGGCTCTCGGGAGGACAGGTGCAGCGCGTGGCGACGGCGAGGGCCCTGGCCAATCTCCCGGGGCTCCTCCTTGCCGATGAGCCGACAGGAAACCTGGATACGCGGGGAAGCAAGGAGATCATGGAGGTGCTTCGCTCGGTGAACGAGAACCAGAAGCTCACCACCATCGTAGTGACCCACGATCCCAAAGTGGCGAGCTACGCGAACAGGACCTACTACCTTGATGAAGGGAGACTGACGGCAACGGCGATCTAACAAAATGATGGGATACCTGGCCGGCCTCTCAGCCACACTCGCGATCTGTTTTCTCACCTCTCTTTACGGGGGGCTTCTCCTCTGTGAATATCTCAGGATCCCCCTCACACTGGCATCTTGCGCCCCCCTCTTCATTTTCGGCCTGCAGTATGCCCTTTTCCCCGCAGTCATCGAGAGGCTCTTCTCACCGATTACCTGGCACGGCGGGGAGGGCAGCTTCCATGAAATGATAAAGGAGCTTGCGCCGCCTGGAAAGTCCGGCAAAGTGACGACCGGGACCTTCCCCTGTCCCCTCCCGCTCATCTTCACCTTCGGCTCCCATGGGAACAAGGCGAGGATTCTTGCAAGCAAAGGGCTCCTGGACCTCCTGGACAGAAAGGAGATGAAAGCCGTCGCGGCCCATGAGCTCTCCCATGCCCTCTCGGGAGATTACCTTGTCATGATGTGCACGGGCCTCATCCCCTTCTTTCTTTATCACTGCGCCAAGAGTACCTTTCTCATAGGGGCTCACGTCAGCACCCTCAGGAACACAAGGAGCATTTCGCTCTTTTCAGCACTTCTCAGATGGCTCTGGGCGCTGTGCTCCTTCCCCCTCCTTTTCGCCTCAAGGGCAAGGGAGAGGAAAGCCGACAGCTCCGTGGAAGGCGGGCTCCAGGCCCCTCTCAGAAGGGCCCTTGCGAAAATCACCGCTTCTTTCCGGTCTTGCCCCGGGACAGAGACCAGGGACCTGCACAGGGCCCTCTCCCTCAGCTTCATTGGAATCATCGATCCCCGGTGCGCCATAGGCACGGTGAAATACGGAGAAACGGGCAGGAGGGGAAAGAGGTTCCTGCGGGAGGCCATTCTTAACCCCTGGCTTTCCTGGTTTGAATTGTTCTCATCCCACCCGGCGCTGCGCCTCAGAAAGGCTCCGGAAATACCAGAGGCCCAGGAAAGAGCGTTGAAGCATCATATCGGCCATGCGTACATTGAGATGGTCATCTTCTTCCTGCCCGCCCTGTCATTCATTGCGGGACTATTCAGCGTGCTCCGGGGAGGCTACCTGGGCCTTCCCCTGGTGCTGGGGGGCCTTACCGGCATCTTTACACTCTCTTTTCTATTCCCCCGCCCTCCCTCAAAGGCGGCCACCCTGCCGGAGCTGCTGGAGGGATGCCCCCTCTCGCCCCTCAGGAGCATCGCCTTCACCATGAAGGGCTCCCTGGCCCAGGCCGGCCACTTCGGCGCCATCCCCTGGTACCTTCTTTTCAGAGCCGGCGAAGGGACTGTCCCCCTTAAGTTCCTTACGGTCATTCCCCCTGAGGTCC encodes the following:
- the nifJ gene encoding pyruvate:ferredoxin (flavodoxin) oxidoreductase, which gives rise to MVTITGNQAATHVAYAYSEVAAIYPITPSSDMGEMADTWASEKRKNIFGQVVDVIEMQSEAGAAGAVHGSLSAGALTTTFTASQGLLLMIPNMHKIAGEMIPAVFHVSARSLACQSLSIFGDHSDVMSVRNTGFGLICSSSPQEVMDLAAVAHLSTLKSQVPFLHFFDGFRTSAEIMKVEEISYDILKELYEPEYLRRFRNRAMRPEKPYAKVGAQNPDVYFQGRETINKDYDAVPGIVQEYMDKVAAKTGRQYHLFDYYGHPQATNIIVAMGSGCETIEESIDCMLKRGDKVGMVRVRLYRPFSAEALVKVIPTSVERIAVLDRTKEPGSLGEPLYMDIVTALAGKNIKIIGGRYGLSSKEFTPSMVQAVYRHLAGKCTHNFTVGINDDVTHLSLPIDEELCSEPADMKSCMFWGLGSDGTVGANKDSIKIIGDNTDLNAQGYFVYDSKKSYGITISHLRFGKSPIKSPYLVYHPNFVACHNPAYIGRYDMLKGIKEGGVFLLNSDWDRTEVFSHLTEEMQKTIMEKKIRFYTIDALKISEAAGLGARINTVMMTAFFLVSGVLEHDEAIKLIKSAIKKTYSKKGEEVVKKNWECVDRTAEALVQVDIPEKITASYKPPRLIPDDAPIFAREIIERSMHLLGDEVPVSKMSFDGVLPTATSRLEKRGIAPRVPVWVPEHCIQCNQCVNACPHAVVRAKQIAPDDLKNAPSSFHVEDSKTKNDKSWKFRLQIYVDDCTGCGVCVETCPAKTKALEFSVLEKERQSGQAENYRFFDALPDNVGADTKNLKSSGFIKPLFEFSGACGGCGETPYIRLITQLFGERMIVANATGCSSIYGGTFPTIPYCTTKEGRGPAWGNSLFEDNAEYGFGMRLAVESNRRTLRAAVEQYIALQGATEALKAALTACLGAWDKTDSEAVAAQQAVQPLIQEALKGSDGEKKALLEKIQELQDYFVEKSIWCIGGDGWAYDIGYGGLDHVVASGRNVNILVLDTEVYSNTGGQASKSTPLAAVAKFANAGKRVGKKNLGLMCMSYGYVYVASIALGANRNQALKALLEAEAYPGPSIVIAYSPCIAHGFNMMKTQTEQKRAVESGYWPLYRYNPSSEKPFTWDNPEVTGSFQDFIRGETRYNSLKLTAPQDAERLFAEAEKDAKRRIDFFKKIGEIL
- a CDS encoding ferredoxin-thioredoxin reductase catalytic domain-containing protein, producing the protein MSEEAPAEERIEKALQKLSRDAQSGGYHLNPDREFTKDLIAGLLVNEDRYGYWACPCRLASGKKEEDLDIICPCDYRDPDLGAFHMCYCALYVSEKVIRKEVVLEGSIPERRPPGGKRDKQIPGGALLPGKLAYPVWRCKVCGYLCAREEPPETCPVCKVKKERFERFL
- a CDS encoding glutaredoxin family protein codes for the protein MDKKYMDGEKRGSVLLFALSTCGWCSKVKNLLSELKVAFEYVDVDKLKGPEKDEVMDEVKKHNPQCSFPTIVINDQCIVGFKEIAIREALGK
- a CDS encoding zinc ribbon domain-containing protein; this translates as MALKIFKCTRCGNVFERLIRSSEEKKKEPCPHCGSEETKHTFLGQFLGKVGCFEGG
- a CDS encoding ABC transporter permease; the protein is MVSLSLAQKNVIRKQERSLLTIIGVILAVGSFVALLSVAEGLYQKLYREVYGRNIDIYILPPSTLPLPTGPIGALGYSADEIRIMESLPVKPLTAPLPPDKMKSLERKVENIITYLTPSDTAESSTKIQNIKKAIGVTRFQQTINGKSVILWGIPYDQNDIGEENFLKTFFPNVTVADGLLPTPEGPPDDPYCLEGVRKLEELTEDEKKIIIGTKLSQDLRLPCDREFSIKRGQNTVNLKVGTVARFQVGFQDYFCFMPVETALTLEDSPGKVKEIWIQVQDKKLVKETKRQLQLNLPDLSVKTSEEYLGASSELVRYAWLLQFAIALIGILIATTASMNTMLMSTFERIKEFGALRAIGTSRFTIIMMILIESLILSITGGIFGIVVGLLGSKFLDGAVMSIFQTSFPLAHITVNLIIYALVLSLSIGIVGALIPAIIVYRMDVIQALRGE
- a CDS encoding ABC transporter ATP-binding protein: MRVRLISIHKYWETQAGKLRVLENVNVEFKSGDFIAIMGPSGSGKSTLLFLLGCIDLPNFGHIFLDETDVTAQSETVREKIRLNHIGFIFQNYYLIPTLSVMENVMLPMQLAGSYGSERDQRAASLLRLVGMEKKAFEKTTRLSGGQVQRVATARALANLPGLLLADEPTGNLDTRGSKEIMEVLRSVNENQKLTTIVVTHDPKVASYANRTYYLDEGRLTATAI
- a CDS encoding M48 family metalloprotease, which gives rise to MMGYLAGLSATLAICFLTSLYGGLLLCEYLRIPLTLASCAPLFIFGLQYALFPAVIERLFSPITWHGGEGSFHEMIKELAPPGKSGKVTTGTFPCPLPLIFTFGSHGNKARILASKGLLDLLDRKEMKAVAAHELSHALSGDYLVMMCTGLIPFFLYHCAKSTFLIGAHVSTLRNTRSISLFSALLRWLWALCSFPLLFASRARERKADSSVEGGLQAPLRRALAKITASFRSCPGTETRDLHRALSLSFIGIIDPRCAIGTVKYGETGRRGKRFLREAILNPWLSWFELFSSHPALRLRKAPEIPEAQERALKHHIGHAYIEMVIFFLPALSFIAGLFSVLRGGYLGLPLVLGGLTGIFTLSFLFPRPPSKAATLPELLEGCPLSPLRSIAFTMKGSLAQAGHFGAIPWYLLFRAGEGTVPLKFLTVIPPEVLFLPELLEKETELAGWIRKSPFPHVTVSRLTRGRCLYFAWQPLLLFAAAWGSLILGLFLIGYQLCSGA